From Emcibacter nanhaiensis, one genomic window encodes:
- the aspS gene encoding aspartate--tRNA ligase — protein sequence MHEYRTHTCAELREDHVGNSVRLSGWVHRKRDHGGLLFIDLRDHYGLTQCVIDVESPFFKEAEGVRPESVIRIDGNVVARSEETINPNLPTGKVEIQVKEFEVLSQADELPMPVFGDQEYPEETRLTYRYLDLRRDRLHRNIVLRSDVISSIRRRMVDQGFKEYQTPILTASSPEGARDFLVPSRLHPGKFYALPQAPQQFKQLLMMAGFDRYFQIAPCFRDEDARADRSPGEFYQLDLEMSFVTQEDVFAAIEPVMQGIFEEFSDKKVTPAPFPRIPFKDSMLKYGNDKPDLRNPIEISDVTDVFRDSGFGIFAGMIEKGAVVRAIPAPGAGASQARSFFDKMNSWAQSEGYAGLGYVIFKDGEGRGPIAKNLGEERLTQLRETAGLGENDGVFFACANEDDAAKLAGVARTKVGEDLELIEQDVFRFCWIVDFPMYEWDDVEKKLDFSHNPFSMPQGGMEALETMDPEDILGYQYDIVCNGIELSSGAIRNHKPDIMYKAFEIAGYGPEVVEERFAGMLNALKYGAPPHGGIAPGVDRIVMLLADEPNIREVIVFPMNQKAEDLMMNAPSEASNAQLRELHLRSVLPEQK from the coding sequence ATGCACGAATACAGAACTCATACCTGTGCCGAACTGCGTGAAGACCATGTGGGGAACTCTGTCCGTCTGTCCGGCTGGGTGCATCGGAAACGCGACCACGGTGGCCTGCTGTTTATTGACCTGCGTGATCATTATGGCCTGACCCAGTGTGTGATTGACGTGGAAAGCCCCTTCTTCAAGGAAGCGGAAGGCGTTCGCCCGGAAAGTGTGATCCGCATCGACGGCAATGTGGTGGCCCGCAGCGAGGAGACCATCAATCCGAACCTGCCGACCGGCAAGGTCGAGATCCAGGTCAAGGAGTTCGAGGTTCTGTCCCAGGCCGACGAACTGCCCATGCCGGTATTCGGGGATCAGGAATATCCTGAAGAAACACGCCTGACCTATCGCTACCTGGACCTGCGCCGTGACCGTCTGCACCGCAATATTGTACTGCGCTCCGACGTCATTTCCAGCATCCGCCGCCGCATGGTGGATCAGGGATTCAAGGAATATCAGACCCCGATTCTGACCGCATCTTCTCCGGAAGGGGCGCGTGACTTCCTGGTGCCGAGCCGCCTGCATCCGGGCAAATTCTATGCCCTGCCACAGGCGCCGCAGCAGTTCAAGCAGTTGCTGATGATGGCCGGGTTCGATCGCTATTTCCAGATCGCCCCCTGTTTCCGGGACGAGGACGCCCGTGCCGACCGCTCCCCGGGCGAGTTCTACCAGCTTGATCTGGAAATGTCCTTTGTCACCCAGGAAGACGTCTTTGCCGCCATCGAACCGGTGATGCAGGGGATCTTCGAGGAGTTTTCCGACAAGAAAGTCACTCCGGCGCCGTTCCCGCGCATTCCGTTCAAGGACTCCATGCTGAAATACGGCAATGACAAGCCGGACCTCAGGAACCCGATCGAAATCAGCGATGTGACCGATGTGTTCCGCGATTCCGGGTTCGGCATTTTCGCCGGAATGATCGAGAAAGGCGCAGTTGTGCGCGCCATCCCGGCCCCGGGCGCCGGCGCCTCCCAGGCGAGGAGCTTCTTTGACAAGATGAACAGCTGGGCCCAGTCCGAAGGGTATGCCGGTCTCGGTTATGTGATCTTCAAGGACGGGGAAGGACGCGGTCCGATCGCCAAGAACCTGGGCGAGGAACGCCTGACCCAGTTGCGTGAAACCGCCGGCCTTGGCGAGAATGACGGTGTGTTCTTTGCCTGTGCCAATGAAGATGATGCCGCCAAACTGGCGGGCGTCGCGCGCACCAAAGTGGGTGAGGACCTGGAACTGATCGAACAGGACGTGTTCAGGTTCTGCTGGATCGTCGACTTCCCCATGTATGAATGGGACGATGTGGAAAAGAAACTGGATTTCAGTCACAATCCCTTCTCCATGCCGCAGGGCGGGATGGAAGCGCTGGAGACCATGGATCCGGAAGATATCCTCGGTTATCAGTATGACATCGTGTGTAACGGCATCGAATTGTCCTCCGGGGCGATCCGGAACCACAAACCGGATATCATGTACAAGGCGTTCGAGATCGCCGGCTATGGCCCCGAAGTGGTGGAGGAGCGCTTTGCCGGCATGCTCAATGCCCTTAAATATGGCGCCCCGCCGCATGGTGGCATTGCCCCGGGTGTGGACCGCATCGTCATGCTGCTGGCGGACGAGCCGAACATTCGCGAAGTGATTGTCTTCCCCATGAACCAGAAAGCGGAAGACCTGATGATGAATGCGCCGAGCGAAGCCAGCAACGCCCAGCTCCGGGAACTTCATCTGCGTTCGGTTCTGCCGGAACAGAAATAA
- the rnd gene encoding ribonuclease D: MSVITKNQHLAEVCERLSSSEYVTVDTEFLRDKTYYSKLCLIQIANEEEYHAIDPLADGIDLAPFYDLMANENVIKVFHAARQDIEIFVNETGNVPMPLFDTQVAAMVCGFGDSIGYDKLVASLAGKTLDKSSRFTDWSRRPLTQRQIDYALGDVTHLRVIYRKLRDQLDNSDRTSWLDEEMEQLTSPQTYITHPEEAWKRIKIRNNNRRFHAIVRKLAEWREMEAQRRNTPRNRIMRDEVLLEVAAIRPQHSNSLNGIRGLPPQFGSSKPGAVVLDYVKQALDMPDEELPEIARPKPPAQGVDAVMELLKVLLKHKCQKEGVANKLVATMDDLEKLAADDEADIPALHGWRRALFGKDALALKHGKLGFSMKDGEIILFPLED, translated from the coding sequence ATGAGTGTTATTACAAAAAATCAGCATCTGGCAGAAGTTTGCGAGCGGCTGTCGAGTTCGGAATATGTAACTGTAGACACTGAGTTTTTGAGGGACAAAACTTACTATTCCAAGCTGTGCCTGATCCAGATCGCCAATGAAGAGGAATATCACGCCATCGACCCGCTGGCCGATGGCATTGACCTTGCCCCCTTCTATGACCTGATGGCCAATGAAAATGTAATCAAGGTCTTCCATGCCGCCCGGCAGGATATCGAAATTTTCGTCAATGAAACCGGCAACGTCCCGATGCCCCTGTTTGATACCCAGGTCGCCGCCATGGTCTGCGGCTTTGGCGACAGCATTGGCTATGACAAGCTGGTCGCCAGTCTGGCCGGCAAAACCCTGGACAAAAGTTCCCGCTTCACTGACTGGTCGCGCCGCCCCCTGACCCAGCGGCAAATTGACTATGCCTTGGGCGACGTGACCCATCTCCGGGTCATCTACCGCAAGCTGCGGGATCAGCTGGACAATAGCGACCGCACCTCCTGGCTGGACGAGGAAATGGAGCAGCTGACCAGTCCGCAGACCTATATCACCCACCCGGAAGAGGCCTGGAAACGGATCAAGATCCGCAACAACAATCGCCGTTTCCACGCCATTGTGCGCAAGCTGGCGGAATGGCGGGAAATGGAAGCCCAGCGCCGCAATACGCCGCGTAACCGCATCATGCGCGATGAAGTGCTGCTGGAAGTGGCGGCCATCCGGCCCCAGCACAGCAACTCGCTGAATGGAATCCGCGGCCTGCCGCCCCAGTTCGGGTCCAGCAAGCCCGGTGCCGTCGTCCTCGACTATGTGAAGCAGGCGCTCGACATGCCGGACGAGGAACTGCCGGAAATCGCCCGGCCGAAGCCGCCGGCCCAGGGGGTCGATGCGGTCATGGAACTGCTCAAGGTTCTGCTCAAGCACAAGTGCCAGAAGGAAGGCGTTGCCAACAAGCTGGTCGCCACCATGGACGACCTGGAAAAGCTGGCCGCCGACGATGAGGCGGATATCCCTGCCCTGCACGGCTGGCGCCGCGCGCTCTTCGGCAAGGACGCCCTCGCCCTGAAACACGGCAAGCTCGGCTTCTCCATGAAGGACGGTGAAATTATTCTGTTTCCTCTGGAAGACTGA
- a CDS encoding Ppx/GppA family phosphatase, with the protein MDKFAVIDIGSNSVRLVVYESRRRVPYVIFNEKVLCGLGRGVSETGLMMDDSMEAALHTLKRFALLIDKMEISDLRAIATSAVRDAKNGPDFIETVRETTGIDVEVIDGEEEGRLAGLGVVCAFPRAHGIAGDLGGGSLELIHVNNLDVCEKVTLPIGPLQFQNREGEVFHTPKKEIDRVLSEVDWLDEYTGQSFYAVGGSWRAFAKINMLETGYPLNNIHNYRIEVDDALALAKKLSKMTPEELQVYAGHISTRRLRVLSLSALILWRVLKKLKPVEIVVSGYGIREGLLFDGMPSSVQNEDPLIQGCHEVAEMTGRFPEHGLRLLNWIEPLFENESPEDRRLRLAICMLSDVGWRGHPEYRAEKVISEIMYGRLIGIDHRGIGLIGLALYVCYGGSIGDNNTNICLSLVSEEDVQYARRVGLGLRLAQRLSAGTARGLNAASLEIDGSQLLLNLQPGKEDLINEVVRRRFDKLASEFGLEAVVRPDAVSLPEETE; encoded by the coding sequence TTGGATAAATTTGCAGTCATCGATATCGGCTCCAACTCGGTTCGCCTGGTGGTCTACGAGAGCAGGCGCCGTGTCCCCTATGTCATTTTCAATGAAAAAGTCCTGTGTGGCCTCGGCCGGGGCGTATCGGAAACCGGCCTGATGATGGACGACTCCATGGAGGCGGCGCTGCATACCCTGAAAAGATTTGCCCTGCTGATCGACAAGATGGAGATCAGCGATCTCAGGGCGATCGCGACTTCGGCTGTTCGCGACGCAAAAAACGGTCCGGATTTTATTGAGACGGTGCGCGAAACCACGGGTATCGACGTCGAGGTGATCGACGGGGAAGAAGAGGGGCGTCTGGCGGGCTTGGGCGTCGTCTGCGCCTTTCCGCGCGCCCACGGCATAGCGGGCGACCTGGGGGGCGGCAGTCTTGAGCTTATCCATGTCAATAATCTGGATGTGTGCGAGAAAGTGACCCTGCCGATCGGTCCCCTGCAGTTCCAGAATCGGGAGGGAGAGGTCTTCCATACGCCGAAAAAGGAAATCGACCGGGTGCTGTCGGAAGTCGACTGGCTCGATGAGTATACCGGGCAGTCCTTTTATGCCGTCGGCGGGTCATGGAGGGCCTTTGCCAAGATCAACATGCTGGAAACCGGATATCCACTGAATAACATCCATAATTACCGGATCGAAGTGGACGACGCTCTGGCGCTGGCCAAGAAGCTGTCAAAGATGACGCCGGAGGAACTGCAGGTCTACGCCGGACACATTTCCACACGCAGGCTGAGGGTCCTGTCCCTGTCGGCGCTGATCCTCTGGCGGGTACTGAAAAAGCTCAAGCCGGTGGAAATAGTGGTATCAGGCTACGGTATCCGGGAAGGCCTGTTGTTTGACGGCATGCCGTCCTCGGTCCAGAACGAAGATCCGCTGATCCAGGGCTGTCATGAAGTGGCAGAAATGACCGGGCGTTTTCCGGAACATGGCCTGCGGCTGCTCAACTGGATTGAACCGCTGTTTGAAAATGAATCGCCGGAGGATCGCAGGCTGCGTCTGGCCATTTGCATGCTCAGTGATGTGGGCTGGCGGGGACACCCGGAATATCGGGCGGAAAAGGTCATTTCGGAAATCATGTACGGCCGCCTGATCGGCATCGACCATCGGGGGATCGGTTTGATCGGCCTCGCCCTGTATGTCTGTTATGGCGGCAGCATCGGGGATAATAATACCAATATCTGCCTGTCGCTGGTCAGTGAAGAAGATGTTCAGTATGCCCGTCGGGTGGGCCTGGGGCTTCGCCTGGCGCAGAGGCTGTCTGCCGGGACCGCCCGCGGTCTTAATGCGGCATCGCTGGAAATTGACGGCTCTCAGCTATTGCTGAACCTTCAGCCCGGCAAGGAAGACCTGATCAACGAGGTGGTTCGCCGCCGCTTTGACAAGCTGGCATCTGAATTCGGCCTGGAAGCAGTGGTCAGGCCGGATGCCGTCAGTCTTCCAGAGGAAACAGAATAA